In Geopsychrobacter electrodiphilus DSM 16401, a single window of DNA contains:
- a CDS encoding GAF domain-containing protein, with protein MVDKTKSYSSAAELRSKAETKLASQPAATAEIDEKRLLHELQVHQVELEMQNEELEMQNEELRLANYTLIDYELHLQNVIKMTPAGYFRLDPNDCFVDVNDAWLKMHLYDSRDEIIGEHFSLLQVDSTSELALKHLKDLHSGTPIPLGEFASRRKDGSVGHHIFSAHPVIHAGGIVGFEWFIIDISERVMTEAILQARIRMKDFALQHTLSEVLTKSLDEAEALTESTIGFFHFLAANQKMLEMQAWSSKTLATLRQVKGNSQHYAVDAAGVWADCVRQREPVVHNDYSSLPHRKGLPEGHAPVVRELVVPIFRGDAIVAIFGVGNKATGYTEQDVAAVSQLADLAWDIVVSKKAEEEKRLLEQQFQQAQKLESLGVLSGGIAHDFNNILAVIIGNCELAKLKPHKVGELLPNINKAAHRGADLCRQMLAYAGKSLLIMQQIKMAELIEDMLRMLKSTINKNVVITSVLAEGLPEIQGDASQIRQIVMNLIINGGEAIGDEYGEIRVELAAVTIVGEQLETDHLGKNILAGQYICLKVTDSGCGMNAETRQRLFEPFYTTKFSGRGLGMSAVLGIITAHKGALQVFSKPGEGTTFTVYLPVQRSEATDENPLPDVPMLPWQGIGTVLLVEDEPPLRKIARDLIMALGFTVIDTAIGTEALELYQKHAADITLVVTDIGMPIMDGYELFNKLKERAPDLSIIICSGFGEMVATSRIKGTAAGFLNKPYSFDELRDVLRSAVESSTSSPA; from the coding sequence ATGGTCGATAAGACAAAAAGTTACAGCAGTGCCGCAGAATTGCGCAGCAAAGCCGAGACGAAACTTGCCTCACAACCGGCAGCCACCGCTGAGATCGATGAAAAACGTCTGCTGCATGAGCTTCAGGTACATCAGGTTGAGTTGGAGATGCAGAACGAAGAGCTGGAGATGCAGAACGAAGAGCTGCGCCTGGCCAATTACACACTGATAGATTACGAGTTGCACCTGCAAAACGTCATCAAAATGACCCCGGCCGGGTACTTTCGTTTAGACCCGAATGACTGTTTCGTCGATGTCAATGATGCCTGGCTAAAGATGCACTTATATGACTCGCGGGATGAGATTATCGGCGAACACTTCAGCCTGCTGCAGGTTGACAGCACATCAGAATTGGCGCTCAAACATCTAAAAGATCTGCATAGCGGCACGCCTATCCCCTTGGGAGAGTTTGCCAGCCGCCGCAAGGATGGCTCGGTCGGCCACCATATATTCTCAGCTCATCCGGTCATTCACGCCGGCGGGATTGTCGGCTTTGAGTGGTTCATCATCGACATCTCCGAACGTGTCATGACCGAGGCCATCTTGCAGGCCCGGATCAGAATGAAGGATTTTGCGCTGCAGCACACGCTGAGTGAGGTTCTCACCAAGAGTCTGGATGAAGCGGAAGCCCTGACCGAAAGCACAATCGGGTTCTTCCATTTTCTTGCCGCCAATCAAAAAATGCTTGAAATGCAGGCCTGGTCGTCAAAAACCCTGGCAACCCTGCGCCAGGTTAAGGGAAATTCACAGCATTACGCCGTCGATGCCGCCGGTGTTTGGGCTGATTGTGTCCGGCAGCGCGAACCAGTTGTTCATAACGACTACTCTTCACTCCCCCACCGCAAAGGACTGCCGGAGGGGCATGCCCCAGTGGTGCGTGAACTTGTCGTGCCGATCTTCCGTGGTGACGCGATCGTGGCAATCTTCGGGGTCGGTAACAAAGCGACCGGATATACGGAGCAGGACGTCGCTGCGGTTTCCCAATTGGCCGACCTGGCCTGGGATATCGTCGTCAGTAAAAAAGCCGAAGAAGAAAAACGGCTCCTGGAACAGCAATTCCAGCAGGCTCAAAAACTTGAAAGTTTGGGGGTATTGTCCGGCGGCATAGCCCATGACTTCAACAACATCTTGGCAGTCATCATCGGTAACTGCGAGTTGGCGAAGCTGAAACCCCACAAGGTGGGAGAGTTGCTTCCCAATATCAATAAGGCTGCCCATCGTGGTGCGGACCTGTGCCGCCAGATGCTGGCCTACGCTGGGAAATCACTGCTGATCATGCAGCAGATCAAGATGGCAGAGCTGATCGAAGACATGCTCCGGATGCTGAAATCAACTATCAATAAGAATGTGGTGATTACCTCTGTGCTGGCAGAGGGACTACCCGAAATCCAGGGCGATGCCAGTCAAATCCGGCAAATAGTTATGAATCTGATTATCAATGGCGGCGAAGCTATTGGTGATGAGTATGGTGAAATACGGGTTGAGCTGGCAGCTGTGACAATTGTTGGCGAGCAGTTAGAAACAGACCATCTCGGCAAGAACATACTGGCCGGTCAATACATCTGCTTAAAGGTGACCGATAGCGGTTGTGGCATGAACGCTGAGACCAGACAGCGCCTTTTTGAGCCATTTTACACCACCAAGTTTAGCGGCCGTGGTCTGGGCATGTCAGCAGTCCTTGGGATTATCACGGCACATAAAGGGGCATTGCAGGTTTTCAGTAAGCCGGGAGAGGGGACAACCTTTACCGTCTATCTGCCGGTGCAGAGGAGTGAGGCAACAGATGAAAACCCGCTTCCGGATGTCCCCATGTTGCCATGGCAAGGGATTGGCACGGTACTGCTGGTTGAGGATGAGCCGCCGCTTAGGAAAATTGCCAGGGACCTTATCATGGCGCTAGGTTTCACGGTTATTGATACAGCAATTGGCACAGAAGCTCTGGAACTATATCAAAAGCACGCCGCAGACATCACCCTGGTAGTGACCGATATCGGTATGCCGATTATGGACGGGTATGAACTATTCAATAAACTCAAAGAACGGGCTCCTGATCTATCGATCATTATCTGCAGCGGTTTTGGCGAAATGGTTGCGACTTCGCGGATT